The following proteins are encoded in a genomic region of Magallana gigas chromosome 1, xbMagGiga1.1, whole genome shotgun sequence:
- the LOC117687838 gene encoding D-beta-hydroxybutyrate dehydrogenase-like isoform X1: protein MTAEDWDEDIGINLTAPFLVIKQFFGSMKEKGWGRIINISSTCGLVARPSMSSYVASKTGLVGLTRAVALESAEFGVTCNAICPSTVNTPLVTKMIKDFQKTSTKSFDEIKEEYIQCLPTKRFTEASQIADLVVFLCSPAGNNITGTAIPVDGGYTTS from the exons ATGACAGCCGAGGACTGGGATGAGGATATTGGAATCAATTTGACTGCTCCGTTTCTAGTTATCAAGCAGTTTTTCGGTTCTATGAAAGAGAAag GTTGGGGcagaataataaatatttcatccaCCTGTGGACTTGTGGCCCGGCCCTCAATGTCAAGCTACGTGGCCTCAAAAACAGGATTGGTTGGCCTCACGAGA gCTGTGGCTCTGGAGTCAGCAGAATTCGGTGTAACATGTAACGCCATTTGTCCTTCAACCGTTAATACTCCTC ttGTAACGAAGATGATAAAAGATTTTCAGAAGACTTCTACCAAAAGCTTTGACGAAATAAAA gAGGAATATATACAATGTCTGCCTACAAAACGGTTCACAGAGGCTAGCCAG ATAGCTGATTTGGTTGTATTCCTTTGCTCCCCTGCTGGAAACAATATAACAGGCACAGCGATACCTGTGGATGGGGGCTACACAACAtcataa
- the LOC117687838 gene encoding D-beta-hydroxybutyrate dehydrogenase-like isoform X2 — translation MTAEDWDEDIGINLTAPFLVIKQFFGSMKEKGWGRIINISSTCGLVARPSMSSYVASKTGLVGLTRAVALESAEFGVTCNAICPSTVNTPLVTKMIKDFQKTSTKSFDEIKIADLVVFLCSPAGNNITGTAIPVDGGYTTS, via the exons ATGACAGCCGAGGACTGGGATGAGGATATTGGAATCAATTTGACTGCTCCGTTTCTAGTTATCAAGCAGTTTTTCGGTTCTATGAAAGAGAAag GTTGGGGcagaataataaatatttcatccaCCTGTGGACTTGTGGCCCGGCCCTCAATGTCAAGCTACGTGGCCTCAAAAACAGGATTGGTTGGCCTCACGAGA gCTGTGGCTCTGGAGTCAGCAGAATTCGGTGTAACATGTAACGCCATTTGTCCTTCAACCGTTAATACTCCTC ttGTAACGAAGATGATAAAAGATTTTCAGAAGACTTCTACCAAAAGCTTTGACGAAATAAAA ATAGCTGATTTGGTTGTATTCCTTTGCTCCCCTGCTGGAAACAATATAACAGGCACAGCGATACCTGTGGATGGGGGCTACACAACAtcataa